AAAGATTGATACTTTAGAGATAGTAGGTAGTAATCAGAGCCTACTATTTGATATTGGAGAAGGTGATCTTATAGGGCATATTTATGCTACAAGCCAGAAAGGTGTCCTGGATAGTATCTACAATGCCATAAAAGAGATAAGAACGCATAAAAAGACTGAGGGTGTCGAGGAAGAAAAACCAAAAGAAAAATTCGGACCCGAATTTCTTGACCAGTTGAAATCAATCGTTCAGGATTATCTCGGTGATTTTGCTGATAGGGTATTTCAGAACCAACTCAAGGCACAGAGGATAAAAGCAGAAGAGCTCTACGAAGAGGATATTAGAAGATTTATTTTCGCTTTAGGCAAGGCAGCAGGAATGATTATCGGACCAACCAAAGGAAAAGATTTGACCAATAAATTGCTGGCAAAATTAAAATAGGAGGTTTTATGGAATTTGTTTTATTTACTGCACCATTCGGGATTGAAGAATCTACCTATCAATCCCTGGCAGTAATTCCCAATTATATTCTGGTCTTGGGTGCACTATTATTGTGGCTTGCTTTTATATTCTTAGGGATAATTGCCCGAAGATATGAAATAGTGCTGGGCGAAAAAACGAACTGGCAGTTTATGATTATTGCGCCTACGGGCATTCTTCTATTTGCTATAATCCAATTGATATTCTGCGGCATTGGCGGTAAAATGATGTTGCCTAAAGGAGGCATTAACTATCTTGCTTATGGTCTGTTTTTTATTTCTGGCATTCTCTCGCTTGTGGCAAATTTAAGGTTTTATGGTGTCACCAAGGGAAAGCAATAAAAAATTTCAGGAGGTTTTATGAGGCCTGACATAATTGCAGAAATAATCTTTATGGTGGCAATTCTACTTGCCATTGTTTCGTTAATAATTTTCGGGATTATTCTTAAAAGGCTTTTAACTCTTATCGGTGGTAAGGGAATATGGATTTTCCCGATAATCGGAAGCATATTCCTGATTGCGGTAGCGGGATTCCATATCTACAGAATGATTTTTTATTTCCCGCTTTTGAGTGTTGCAGGACCGGGTGATTTGTTTGATTTAATCGTCGGTTCTCTCAGACTCGCAAGATATGAGAGTTTCCTTTTTCTTGGTGCGGGTCTTTTCCCACTTATTGGCGGGGTTCTTTATTACTCGGCAAGTTCTAAATGACCCTTGACATTAATGCCATTTTCATTATAATGTAAAGTATAGAAAGGAGGCTAATTATATGGTTAAAGAATTTGCAATAGGTGGAAGCGTGATGTGGCTTTTGTTGATCTGTATCATCCTGGGTCTGGCGATTATTATTGAAAGGTTATTTTCTTTGTTGTTTAAGATAAGATTAAATCCCAAGAGCTTTATGGAAAAACTCATTCCAACGATTGATGCCCAGGGTGTTGATGCGGGGATTGCTTTATGTGATCAGACATCATCACCTGCAGCAAAGATTGCAAAGGCAATTCTTGAAAAGGCAGATAAAGGTAAGGATGCAATGGAAGAGGTTGCGGCACGGGCAGCAGCAGTTGAACTTGCATTCCTTGATCGGGGAATGGCACTCCTTGCTGGTTTGACGACCGTTGCACCATTTTTAGGGTTCTTGGGAACGGTTACCGGAATGATCCGTGCATTTGCCGCAATCGCTGCCGCAGGAGAGGTTGAACCAACAATCGTTGCCAGTGGTATCTCTGAGGCATTGATAACGACAAAATGGGGTCTTTTGATTGCAACACCCCTGGCAATTCTCCATATTTTATTCTCAGGCAAGGTGGATGGTTACACAAAAGATATGGAGGAAGTTGCTGCAGGTTTGATTGATTATTTACTTGAGCATTATCAGAAAAGGAAAAAATAGATGGAGTTAAGGCAGAAGAAAAAAATAATTCCCAACATTCCTACTGCCTCAATGGGTGACATTGCTTTTTTGATAATTATCTTCTTTATGACTACCACAGTTTTTACAAGAGAAAAGGGAATAAAGATGCTCCTTCCTGAAAAATCACAGCAGGAAACAAAGGTCAAACCCGAAAATGTCGTTTCAATTCTGATAAATCCCGAAGGTGCACTCAGGCTCAAGGCTTCAGGTTATGATGGTTTAGACATTTCTCCACAAAGTTATTCAGAGGTGCGGAGAATTGTTGAAGAGAAACTCTTAGAAAGAGACACCTTACTGGTCGTTTCATTAAAGACAAGCAAGGATGCAAGGTATCAGGCAATGATTGCGGTTCTTGACCAAATAAAGTTATGCCGGGTTATCACCCAGGATGGCAGGGAATTGAGGGCA
The sequence above is a segment of the candidate division WOR-3 bacterium genome. Coding sequences within it:
- a CDS encoding MotA/TolQ/ExbB proton channel family protein, with the translated sequence MVKEFAIGGSVMWLLLICIILGLAIIIERLFSLLFKIRLNPKSFMEKLIPTIDAQGVDAGIALCDQTSSPAAKIAKAILEKADKGKDAMEEVAARAAAVELAFLDRGMALLAGLTTVAPFLGFLGTVTGMIRAFAAIAAAGEVEPTIVASGISEALITTKWGLLIATPLAILHILFSGKVDGYTKDMEEVAAGLIDYLLEHYQKRKK
- a CDS encoding biopolymer transporter ExbD translates to MELRQKKKIIPNIPTASMGDIAFLIIIFFMTTTVFTREKGIKMLLPEKSQQETKVKPENVVSILINPEGALRLKASGYDGLDISPQSYSEVRRIVEEKLLERDTLLVVSLKTSKDARYQAMIAVLDQIKLCRVITQDGRELRANKISLIPTSEE